In one window of Qipengyuania profundimaris DNA:
- a CDS encoding dihydroorotase codes for MKQARPLTITNGRIATPDGIADGGIRLVDGLIDAVGDVAAQDGDETVDARGRLIAPGLVDLGVFAIDKPAFHFGGITRAALMPDQSPPLDLPSRVSYIAKSGKPDLWVHPLAAATRDLAGSEIAEIALMREAGARAVATGRGWIADSGAMLRLLQYAAMLDMVVIAHAEDAALVGSGVATSGEVATRRGLPSAPPQAEAIAIARDLALAEMAGARIHFRQVTTRAGLDLIRNAKARGASVTCGVTPAHFMLSDLATVDFRTFARLSPPLRSEDDRQAVRGAIADGTIDVIASGHDPRGPEDKRLPFSDAEPGMAGAETLLAMTLSLVRDEVIDLPRAVAMLCTAPARILGVEAGVLELGKEADIAIVDIDKPWIIQSEKMAATAGNTPFDGQPTQGRVTALYKDGVAIDI; via the coding sequence ATGAAACAGGCGCGTCCCCTCACCATTACGAACGGACGGATAGCGACTCCGGACGGGATCGCGGATGGCGGCATCCGGCTGGTCGACGGCCTGATCGATGCAGTCGGCGATGTCGCGGCGCAGGATGGCGACGAAACCGTCGATGCGCGCGGCAGGCTAATCGCGCCCGGCCTCGTCGACCTCGGCGTCTTCGCGATCGACAAGCCCGCGTTCCACTTCGGCGGGATCACCCGTGCAGCGCTGATGCCCGACCAGTCGCCGCCGCTCGATCTGCCGAGCCGGGTGTCGTACATCGCCAAGAGCGGCAAGCCAGACCTATGGGTCCACCCGCTCGCCGCCGCGACCCGCGATCTCGCCGGTTCGGAGATCGCCGAAATCGCCCTGATGCGCGAAGCGGGCGCGCGTGCCGTCGCTACCGGGCGCGGCTGGATCGCGGACTCCGGCGCGATGCTGCGCCTGCTGCAATATGCCGCCATGCTCGACATGGTCGTAATCGCCCATGCCGAGGATGCCGCGCTCGTCGGCAGCGGAGTTGCCACCTCCGGCGAAGTTGCAACCCGCCGCGGCCTGCCGAGTGCGCCGCCACAAGCCGAAGCCATCGCCATCGCCCGCGATCTCGCGCTGGCCGAGATGGCCGGAGCGCGGATCCATTTCCGGCAGGTGACCACGCGCGCGGGGCTGGATCTGATCCGCAATGCCAAGGCGCGGGGGGCATCGGTTACCTGCGGCGTGACGCCAGCGCACTTCATGCTCTCCGACCTGGCGACCGTCGACTTCCGCACCTTCGCCCGGCTTTCGCCGCCGCTACGAAGCGAAGACGACCGGCAGGCCGTGCGCGGGGCCATCGCCGACGGCACGATCGACGTCATCGCCAGCGGGCACGATCCGCGTGGCCCGGAAGACAAGCGCTTGCCGTTTTCCGATGCCGAACCGGGCATGGCGGGGGCGGAAACCCTGCTCGCCATGACACTTTCGCTGGTGCGCGACGAGGTGATCGACCTGCCGCGCGCCGTCGCCATGCTGTGCACGGCCCCTGCGAGAATCCTCGGCGTCGAGGCCGGTGTCCTCGAGCTGGGCAAGGAAGCCGACATCGCGATCGTCGATATCGACAAGCCGTGGATCATTCAGAGCGAGAAGATGGCAGCGACCGCCGGTAACACGCCGTTCGACGGACAGCCGACGCAGGGCCGCGTGACCGCACTCTACAAGGACGGCGTCGCAATCGATATTTAG
- a CDS encoding SPOR domain-containing protein, producing the protein MSIESKAKTTRFIRLAVTTALATTALAGCTGKVAPSHNYSAAKAEKALAKGQQGEAIEHAEAAVLAAPRDAQTRTLLANAYLKSGRFASAATTFGEAVELGDTAARTIISYSLALTAIGDIPGAHELLRQHQNAIDPADFGLALALAGQPQQGVHILDNALRGGQNTPKVRQNLAYAFALSGDWRNARILASQDVPGDKLNERLQEWAQLASARHPTVLVARLLDVQPVEDAGQPAMLALANHPAHSQLAVESADQVEPVDAAPASDFALADELPAVNSIPSMDPSASAAQFEDSGEAALADAGLETVSGSRFVSREVVQPVPASHRAKPAAAPRAAKPAPAKAAPVAMASGDYNIQLGSYFSMSDAQAAWKVFQQRHPELSDAERVITKARVNGKIYYRVAAAGFAKASAQSMCRSVKSSGAGCIAYAASSPLPGALNVVRDGVRVASR; encoded by the coding sequence ATGAGCATCGAGAGCAAAGCCAAAACCACCCGGTTCATCCGGCTCGCCGTAACCACGGCGCTGGCCACGACCGCGCTGGCCGGTTGCACCGGCAAGGTCGCTCCCTCGCACAACTATTCCGCCGCCAAGGCGGAGAAGGCGCTGGCGAAGGGCCAGCAGGGCGAGGCGATCGAGCATGCGGAAGCCGCCGTACTGGCCGCGCCGCGCGATGCGCAGACCCGCACGCTGCTCGCCAACGCCTATCTCAAATCGGGTCGTTTCGCTTCGGCTGCGACCACCTTCGGCGAAGCCGTCGAGCTCGGCGATACGGCCGCGCGCACGATCATCAGCTATTCGCTGGCGTTGACTGCAATCGGCGACATCCCCGGCGCGCACGAGCTGCTGCGCCAGCACCAGAATGCGATCGACCCGGCCGATTTCGGCCTTGCCCTAGCACTCGCCGGGCAGCCGCAGCAGGGCGTCCACATCCTCGACAATGCGCTGCGCGGTGGGCAGAACACGCCCAAGGTTCGCCAGAACCTCGCTTATGCATTCGCCCTCTCGGGCGACTGGCGCAATGCCCGCATCCTCGCCTCGCAGGACGTTCCCGGCGACAAGCTGAACGAGCGCCTGCAGGAATGGGCGCAGCTCGCAAGCGCACGGCACCCGACCGTCCTGGTCGCCCGCCTGCTCGACGTGCAGCCGGTGGAAGATGCCGGTCAGCCGGCCATGCTGGCGCTTGCCAATCATCCGGCGCATAGCCAGCTCGCGGTCGAATCCGCCGATCAGGTCGAGCCGGTCGATGCAGCTCCGGCCAGCGATTTCGCGCTCGCGGACGAGTTGCCTGCCGTCAATTCGATACCTTCGATGGACCCAAGCGCCAGCGCAGCGCAATTCGAAGACAGCGGTGAAGCGGCACTGGCCGATGCCGGTCTCGAGACCGTGAGCGGCTCACGCTTCGTCAGCCGCGAAGTGGTCCAGCCGGTCCCGGCTTCGCATCGCGCCAAGCCTGCTGCCGCGCCACGTGCGGCCAAACCCGCTCCGGCCAAGGCTGCCCCCGTCGCGATGGCATCCGGCGATTACAACATCCAGCTCGGCTCGTATTTCTCGATGTCCGATGCCCAGGCCGCGTGGAAGGTTTTCCAGCAGCGCCACCCCGAGCTATCCGATGCGGAACGCGTAATCACCAAGGCCCGCGTGAACGGCAAGATCTACTACCGCGTCGCGGCAGCCGGTTTCGCCAAGGCATCGGCCCAGTCGATGTGCCGCTCGGTCAAGAGCTCGGGCGCAGGGTGCATCGCCTATGCCGCTTCTTCTCCCCTTCCCGGCGCTCTGAATGTAGTTCGTGATGGGGTTAGGGTCGCCTCGCGGTAA